DNA sequence from the Thermanaerothrix sp. genome:
GTTCTCCTCAAGGAGGACCCCTGACTTCGCCGGGGGGAGTCTTAGGTCCCCCGGCGCTTTTCTTACCCTTTGGCGTCTTGAAGGAGGGGAGAGCCCCATGGAGGAGATGATAGCCTCCGGCGTTCAGACCGCCTTTTCGATCCTGGTGGCGTCGTACCTTTTGGTGCGCATGGAGGCCAGGATAGAGGGTCTGACCCAGGCGGTGTCGGATCTTAGGGGGACCATAGAGAGGGCCTCCCAGTTCCAGGCGGGGGGTGGTGTCGATGGATGAGAGATGAAGTAAGGCGGTTTCGGTGCCGCTGCTGCGGCGTTTGCCTAATGAAGCCTTCGTTTCTCAGGGCCTTCGCGGC
Encoded proteins:
- a CDS encoding YvrJ family protein codes for the protein MEEMIASGVQTAFSILVASYLLVRMEARIEGLTQAVSDLRGTIERASQFQAGGGVDG